One window of Thermocoleostomius sinensis A174 genomic DNA carries:
- the sir gene encoding sulfite reductase, ferredoxin dependent translates to MVTTPTPPPTTPKVSKVEGIKERSQQLRQPVATEILQDTTHFSEDGLQILKFHGSYQQDNRDNRVKGQEKDYQFMLRTRNPGGYVPSQLYLALDRLADQYGNHTLRATTRQGFQLHGVLKKNLKTVLAEVIRNLGSTLGACGDLNRNVMAPPAPFKNRPEYQYAMEYANNIADLLTPQTGAYYEIWLDGEKAISAEPKPEVMAALRRNGNGTIFHNHEEPIYGNHYMPRKFKCCVTVPGDNSVDLFSQDVSLVVITNEQGDLQGFNVYAGGGLGRTHNNEETFARIADPIGYVEKTDVYDLVKAIVATQRDYGDRYNRRHARMKYLLHDWGVDKFRQTVEGYFGKSLQPMQPTLPFKYEDFLGWHEQGDGKLFLGISVQNGRIKDEGTLQLKTALREIVETYSLPMFLTPNHNVIVAEIDPAQKDAIQAILDRCGVQKETEIDPLVRYAMACPALPTCGLAVTESERAIPAILNRLRLLLDKVGLPQEHFVTRMTGCPNGCARPYLAELGFVGQKPGCYQLWLGADPNQTRLSEPYLDSMPIENLETTLEPLFVFFKQQRQPGESFGDFCHRVGFESLRNFATTYVPEAVMLDVTPLEVTAPEAATIAATMTKSRHRIGVRNEVYDRLKAASIKQGKPMSEIVNAALEVYLQSLE, encoded by the coding sequence ATGGTTACTACTCCTACCCCTCCCCCTACCACCCCAAAAGTCTCTAAAGTTGAAGGCATCAAGGAGCGCAGTCAACAGTTGCGCCAGCCTGTTGCGACCGAGATTTTGCAAGATACCACCCATTTCAGCGAAGATGGGCTTCAGATCCTTAAATTTCATGGTTCCTACCAACAGGATAACCGCGACAATCGCGTCAAAGGGCAGGAAAAAGACTATCAGTTTATGCTGCGAACGCGCAATCCAGGAGGATATGTGCCGTCGCAACTGTATCTGGCGCTCGATCGCCTAGCCGATCAGTACGGTAATCACACCCTTAGAGCGACAACACGTCAAGGATTTCAACTGCATGGGGTGCTAAAGAAAAACCTGAAGACAGTGTTGGCTGAAGTCATTCGTAACCTGGGATCAACACTGGGGGCATGTGGCGATCTGAACCGAAATGTGATGGCTCCTCCGGCTCCGTTTAAGAACCGCCCAGAATACCAGTACGCAATGGAGTATGCCAACAATATTGCAGATCTGTTGACGCCGCAAACGGGAGCTTATTACGAAATTTGGCTAGACGGTGAAAAAGCAATTTCAGCAGAACCCAAGCCAGAGGTAATGGCGGCTCTGCGACGCAACGGCAATGGCACGATTTTTCACAACCATGAAGAACCGATCTATGGCAATCACTATATGCCGCGCAAGTTTAAATGTTGTGTAACCGTGCCCGGCGATAACTCGGTCGATCTGTTCTCTCAAGATGTCAGCTTGGTGGTCATTACCAACGAGCAGGGGGATTTACAAGGCTTTAACGTTTATGCAGGTGGCGGTTTAGGGCGTACCCACAACAATGAGGAAACCTTCGCCCGCATTGCTGACCCAATCGGCTATGTGGAAAAAACAGATGTGTATGATTTGGTGAAGGCGATCGTTGCCACCCAGCGAGATTATGGCGATCGGTACAATCGTCGTCATGCTCGTATGAAGTACTTACTGCACGATTGGGGGGTAGACAAATTCCGTCAAACTGTAGAAGGCTATTTTGGTAAGTCCCTTCAACCTATGCAGCCCACCCTTCCCTTCAAGTACGAAGACTTTTTAGGTTGGCATGAGCAGGGAGACGGCAAGCTGTTTCTAGGTATTTCTGTGCAAAACGGGCGCATCAAAGACGAGGGGACGTTGCAGTTGAAAACGGCGCTGCGCGAAATTGTGGAAACCTACTCGCTACCGATGTTCCTAACACCCAATCACAATGTCATTGTGGCTGAGATTGACCCAGCGCAAAAAGATGCGATTCAAGCAATTCTCGATCGCTGTGGCGTGCAAAAAGAGACAGAAATTGACCCATTGGTGCGCTATGCGATGGCTTGTCCGGCCCTGCCCACCTGTGGACTGGCGGTGACAGAATCTGAACGGGCGATTCCAGCGATTCTCAATCGCCTTCGGCTTTTGCTTGACAAAGTAGGTTTGCCACAAGAGCATTTTGTGACACGCATGACGGGCTGTCCCAATGGTTGTGCGCGTCCATATCTAGCTGAGTTGGGTTTTGTAGGGCAGAAACCAGGCTGCTATCAGCTTTGGCTTGGAGCCGATCCCAATCAAACCCGGCTGTCTGAACCCTATTTAGACAGTATGCCGATCGAAAATTTGGAAACAACCCTCGAACCGTTGTTTGTGTTCTTTAAGCAACAGCGACAACCGGGTGAAAGCTTTGGAGATTTCTGCCATCGAGTTGGCTTTGAATCCTTGCGCAATTTTGCTACAACCTATGTACCTGAGGCGGTGATGCTTGATGTAACCCCCCTTGAGGTGACTGCGCCTGAGGCTGCCACCATCGCTGCCACCATGACGAAATCACGTCATCGCATTGGTGTCCGCAACGAAGTTTACGATCGCCTAAAAGCCGCATCGATTAAGCAAGGCAAGCCCATGAGTGAAATCGTGAACGCAGCCCTGGAAGTCTATTTGCAGTCGCTCGAATAG
- the trxA gene encoding thioredoxin, whose translation MSAAAQVTDSTFDQEVLESNVPVLVDFWAPWCGPCRMVAPVVDEIAEQYAGQVKVVKVNTDENPNVASRYGIRSIPTLMIFKEGQRVDMVVGAVPKTTLASTLEKYL comes from the coding sequence ATGTCAGCAGCCGCACAAGTTACAGATTCAACCTTTGATCAAGAAGTTCTTGAGAGCAACGTTCCGGTTCTAGTCGATTTCTGGGCCCCTTGGTGTGGCCCCTGCCGGATGGTTGCACCAGTTGTCGATGAAATTGCCGAGCAGTACGCTGGTCAGGTCAAAGTTGTCAAAGTCAACACCGACGAAAATCCTAACGTTGCGAGTCGATATGGCATTCGCAGCATTCCCACACTCATGATCTTCAAAGAAGGGCAGCGAGTGGATATGGTGGTGGGTGCTGTGCCAAAGACCACTTTAGCTAGCACATTAGAGAAGTATCTCTAG
- a CDS encoding SPFH domain-containing protein: protein MNSIREKAAWSVGGFRIVPLVVLLLTTGGSLIISSVTLDRIVAPATLGIGVAIVLGAVLLFQGFFLVQPNQAQVLVFLGRYVGSVREPGFYWTLPLLIQQRLISLRVRNFNSEKLKVNDAQGSPIEIAAVVVWRVVDSAKAIFDVESYSEFVAIQSETAIRSLASRYSYDIYDLETQSLRGNPDEVADVLKHEVQTRLEVAGVEVVDARITHLAYAPEIAQAMLRRQQAVAVIAAKERIVEGAMGMVEMALHRLSEQRVVDLDEERKAAMVNNLLVALVSESATQPIINTGTLYT from the coding sequence ATGAACTCCATTCGAGAAAAGGCTGCCTGGAGCGTTGGCGGTTTTCGTATCGTTCCGTTGGTGGTGTTGCTGTTGACAACGGGAGGAAGCTTGATCATTAGTTCGGTTACGCTCGATCGCATTGTGGCTCCTGCTACCTTGGGAATTGGCGTGGCCATTGTGCTGGGGGCAGTTTTGCTGTTTCAAGGGTTCTTTTTGGTGCAGCCCAATCAAGCGCAAGTTCTGGTGTTCCTGGGGCGATATGTGGGTAGCGTGCGAGAACCTGGGTTTTATTGGACATTGCCGCTGCTGATACAACAACGCCTGATTTCCCTGCGAGTGCGCAACTTCAATAGCGAAAAACTTAAAGTCAACGATGCTCAGGGTAGCCCGATCGAAATTGCAGCCGTGGTGGTGTGGCGAGTTGTGGACTCGGCCAAAGCCATTTTTGATGTGGAAAGCTACAGTGAGTTTGTGGCGATTCAAAGTGAAACGGCGATTCGATCGCTGGCCAGCCGCTATTCCTATGACATTTATGACTTAGAGACCCAATCGCTGCGCGGCAATCCCGATGAAGTCGCAGATGTGCTGAAACACGAGGTGCAAACACGGCTAGAAGTGGCGGGTGTGGAAGTGGTTGATGCCCGTATTACCCATTTGGCCTATGCACCAGAGATTGCCCAGGCGATGCTGCGGCGTCAACAAGCCGTAGCGGTGATTGCTGCCAAAGAACGAATTGTGGAAGGTGCGATGGGAATGGTGGAGATGGCGCTACATCGCTTGAGTGAACAACGAGTTGTAGATCTTGATGAAGAGCGCAAAGCTGCCATGGTGAATAACTTACTGGTTGCTTTAGTGTCTGAAAGTGCAACTCAACCCATTATCAATACAGGTACGCTATACACGTGA
- a CDS encoding sigma-70 family RNA polymerase sigma factor, with the protein MTSDSPIPEPVDHFSVTDRDLVQAMRQGQIEALGVLYDRYAKLVYGLALRILSNTEEAEDVAQEVFLSLWHRQTYDPSRGSLSSFLMTMTRSRSIDKLRSRNTGFRFLQRWKGLTREELSSSTPLEQASISERSERVRHALAQLPEAEREILQIAYYEGLSQSEIAQRLNMPLGTVKTRSRQGLLKLRKILQDCV; encoded by the coding sequence ATGACATCAGACTCTCCCATCCCTGAACCTGTAGATCATTTCAGCGTCACCGATCGCGACCTTGTCCAAGCCATGCGGCAAGGACAGATTGAGGCATTAGGTGTGCTTTACGATCGCTACGCCAAATTGGTTTATGGGCTGGCGCTGCGGATTCTGTCTAACACTGAAGAAGCAGAGGACGTGGCGCAGGAAGTCTTTCTATCGCTGTGGCATCGTCAAACCTATGACCCCAGTCGTGGCTCTTTAAGCAGCTTTCTCATGACCATGACCCGTTCTCGTTCCATTGATAAGTTGCGATCGCGCAACACTGGCTTTCGATTTCTGCAACGCTGGAAAGGCTTAACCCGAGAAGAGCTTTCCTCGTCTACTCCGTTGGAACAGGCATCAATCAGCGAACGATCGGAACGTGTGCGTCATGCCCTGGCCCAACTTCCCGAAGCGGAACGAGAAATCTTGCAAATTGCCTACTATGAAGGACTCAGCCAATCAGAAATTGCACAACGGTTAAATATGCCCCTTGGCACTGTCAAAACTCGATCGCGTCAAGGGTTACTCAAATTGCGAAAGATTTTGCAAGACTGTGTGTAG
- a CDS encoding anti-sigma factor: MTHSSHPEYGSEQWPEYWQELMAGYALGNLSSDEAEELQQLLNTHPALIVELDRFQAVLNLVPYALPDPKLPPSLRDNLLEAVRSGDTNHRVHSPYKASSRFSLVRMGGAVAAVLVLALAIDNYRLRQTIRSNDAIIASLQQPNAQVFALQGTENARDARGRLVVDPDNQSAIVLVQNLPPLPTGEAYRLWALADGDTQPVYCGEFNLPSSQSTAQWKMPTNACSANVSQMLITAESTAAPPVPAGPLVLRSDG; encoded by the coding sequence ATGACTCATTCCTCACATCCTGAATACGGGTCTGAACAGTGGCCTGAATACTGGCAAGAGTTAATGGCAGGGTATGCCCTCGGCAATTTGAGTTCCGACGAGGCAGAGGAATTACAGCAGCTACTTAATACCCACCCCGCCCTTATAGTTGAACTCGATCGCTTTCAAGCTGTGTTGAACCTGGTTCCTTATGCCTTGCCTGACCCTAAACTGCCACCGTCGCTACGAGACAATCTGCTTGAGGCAGTCCGATCGGGAGATACGAATCACCGAGTGCATTCACCCTACAAAGCATCTTCTCGATTTTCACTTGTCCGCATGGGAGGAGCCGTGGCGGCTGTTTTGGTGCTGGCGTTGGCGATCGATAATTATCGGTTGCGGCAGACGATTCGATCGAATGATGCCATTATTGCCTCACTGCAACAGCCAAATGCTCAAGTATTTGCGCTACAGGGAACGGAAAATGCCCGTGATGCCCGTGGTCGCTTGGTGGTCGATCCAGACAATCAGAGCGCGATCGTGTTAGTACAAAACCTGCCCCCCTTGCCAACGGGTGAAGCATATCGTCTCTGGGCGCTGGCAGATGGAGACACACAACCCGTCTATTGTGGTGAATTTAATCTGCCGTCTAGCCAAAGCACCGCACAATGGAAGATGCCCACCAATGCCTGTAGCGCAAATGTCTCACAAATGCTGATCACGGCTGAATCTACAGCCGCACCGCCTGTTCCGGCAGGGCCACTAGTGCTGAGGAGTGATGGATAG
- a CDS encoding ribbon-helix-helix domain-containing protein: MKEKKRFLLRLDPELYAVLEKWAADELRSVNAQVEFLLKEAVQRAGRSKDKLDTPTNSDQLK; this comes from the coding sequence GTGAAGGAGAAGAAACGGTTTTTACTGCGGCTTGATCCAGAGTTATATGCGGTGCTGGAAAAATGGGCCGCCGATGAGCTTCGCAGTGTCAATGCTCAGGTTGAATTTCTATTAAAGGAAGCGGTACAACGAGCCGGACGATCGAAAGACAAGCTCGATACCCCCACAAATTCCGATCAATTAAAATAG
- a CDS encoding GuaB3 family IMP dehydrogenase-related protein, translated as MDIQIGRGKSARRAYGIDEIALVPGQRTLDPSLADTRWTIGGIEREIPIIASAMDGVVDVGMAARLAQLGALGVLNLEGIQTRYDDPNPVLDRIASVNKDEFVPLMQQLYAEPIKPELVKQRIREMKQQGGIAAVSATPVGAAKYGTAVAEADADLFFIQATVVSTAHLSPESITPLDLVQFCQEMPMPVVLGNCVTYEVTLNLMKAGAAAVLVGIGPGAACTSRGVLGVGIPQATAVADCAAAREDYYQETGRYVPVIADGGLITGGDICKCIACGADAVMIGSPIARAAEAPGRGFHWGMATPSPVLPRGTRIRVGTTGTIEQILRGPAQLDDGTHNLLGALQTSMGTLGAKNIREMQQVEVVIAPSLLTEGKVYQKAQQLGMGK; from the coding sequence GTGGACATTCAAATTGGTAGGGGCAAGTCTGCCCGTAGGGCGTATGGTATTGACGAAATTGCGCTTGTACCAGGACAGCGGACCCTCGACCCATCTCTAGCAGATACTCGATGGACGATCGGCGGCATTGAACGCGAAATTCCCATCATTGCCAGTGCGATGGATGGCGTGGTGGATGTGGGAATGGCAGCAAGGCTGGCTCAATTAGGAGCCTTGGGAGTCTTGAATTTAGAAGGAATTCAAACCCGATACGATGATCCCAATCCCGTGCTCGATCGCATTGCCTCGGTGAACAAAGACGAATTTGTGCCGCTGATGCAGCAACTCTACGCTGAACCGATCAAACCAGAATTGGTGAAGCAACGCATTCGGGAAATGAAACAGCAGGGGGGCATTGCCGCCGTCAGTGCTACTCCCGTTGGGGCTGCCAAGTACGGTACGGCTGTTGCTGAAGCGGACGCCGATCTATTCTTCATTCAAGCCACTGTGGTTTCAACTGCACACCTTTCGCCAGAGTCGATTACTCCCCTCGATTTGGTGCAATTTTGCCAAGAAATGCCGATGCCAGTCGTGTTAGGCAATTGTGTGACTTATGAAGTCACGCTGAATTTGATGAAAGCTGGAGCCGCCGCTGTTTTAGTGGGAATTGGTCCGGGAGCCGCCTGCACGTCTCGTGGGGTGCTAGGCGTTGGTATTCCCCAAGCAACGGCCGTAGCCGATTGTGCGGCGGCACGGGAAGACTACTACCAAGAAACAGGCAGATATGTCCCGGTAATTGCCGATGGTGGTTTAATCACGGGTGGCGATATCTGCAAATGTATTGCCTGTGGAGCCGATGCGGTGATGATTGGATCACCGATCGCTCGAGCCGCTGAAGCACCCGGTCGCGGGTTTCACTGGGGCATGGCTACGCCTAGTCCAGTTTTGCCACGAGGTACTCGGATTCGGGTGGGAACAACGGGGACGATCGAGCAGATTTTGCGCGGCCCAGCCCAACTCGACGATGGCACGCACAACTTACTAGGAGCGTTGCAGACGAGTATGGGAACGTTAGGGGCAAAAAATATTCGCGAAATGCAACAAGTTGAAGTTGTGATTGCCCCATCGCTACTTACCGAAGGCAAGGTTTACCAGAAAGCTCAACAGTTAGGAATGGGTAAGTAA
- a CDS encoding ferritin-like domain-containing protein, whose protein sequence is MNNPILFTGASSRRSRSLSRRHVLAGGVIAGISTAIGTSVFKPRPVHASDAAANDAEILNTALYYEHQAIWAYSFAAGALSDTEVGRAVKALALRNQADHMAHRDTLASVIESLGETPVEPENEYDLSAYIERGEGNIDSDVNIAKLALALETDAAIAYASEVARLKTPALVTAGASIGSTEASHATAIRAAFVALGVDIDYVPAAFVSSDTRDAWILKV, encoded by the coding sequence ATGAATAATCCGATTCTGTTCACTGGCGCATCCTCTCGTCGTTCTAGGTCTTTATCTCGGCGGCATGTCCTTGCGGGTGGAGTGATAGCTGGAATTTCTACGGCGATCGGCACTTCTGTCTTTAAACCACGACCCGTCCATGCCAGTGATGCAGCGGCCAACGATGCTGAAATCCTCAATACAGCCCTCTATTATGAACATCAGGCAATTTGGGCCTATTCATTTGCGGCTGGAGCTTTGAGTGATACCGAAGTTGGCAGAGCGGTCAAAGCTTTGGCATTGCGCAATCAAGCCGACCACATGGCCCACCGAGACACGTTGGCTAGTGTCATTGAAAGCTTGGGTGAAACGCCAGTTGAACCAGAAAATGAATATGATTTATCTGCTTATATTGAACGCGGTGAAGGCAATATTGATTCGGATGTCAACATTGCCAAACTGGCGTTAGCTCTAGAAACCGATGCCGCCATTGCCTATGCCAGCGAAGTTGCCCGTCTCAAAACTCCAGCATTAGTCACGGCTGGAGCGAGTATTGGTTCCACCGAAGCCTCCCATGCCACCGCTATCCGAGCCGCCTTTGTTGCTTTAGGGGTTGATATTGATTATGTTCCAGCTGCGTTTGTTAGCAGCGATACTCGCGATGCTTGGATATTAAAGGTTTAG
- the pyrF gene encoding orotidine-5'-phosphate decarboxylase — protein MVATSMCPVDRIIVPLDVSTEATALEWLDRLPTVTFWKVGLELFVGAGPQILKILKQRQKRIFLDLKFHDIPNTMAGACRSAAGYGVDLLTVHAVAGEIALKAAQTAAIEGAAAIGIQPPRVIAITLLTSLTARALAFELKVPLELTDYALQMALLAQESGLAGAVCSPQEVKQLRNSLGPEFVLVCPGVRPKWAETGDQQRSLTPAAALEAGADYLVIGRPITASPDPVAAFDRICEELG, from the coding sequence ATGGTTGCTACCTCTATGTGCCCAGTCGATCGCATCATTGTTCCCCTAGACGTCTCAACCGAGGCCACTGCCCTAGAATGGCTCGATCGTCTGCCCACCGTCACCTTTTGGAAGGTAGGCTTGGAGCTATTTGTTGGTGCAGGGCCTCAGATTCTAAAGATCCTGAAACAGCGCCAAAAACGCATCTTTTTAGATCTGAAGTTTCACGACATTCCCAACACGATGGCAGGAGCATGTCGATCGGCAGCAGGCTATGGGGTAGACCTGCTAACAGTACATGCTGTTGCCGGTGAGATAGCGCTAAAGGCGGCCCAAACAGCCGCGATCGAAGGGGCAGCCGCAATCGGGATACAACCTCCCAGGGTAATTGCGATTACTCTCCTCACTAGCTTGACGGCGCGGGCCTTGGCATTTGAATTAAAGGTTCCGCTAGAACTAACCGACTATGCGCTACAAATGGCGTTGTTGGCGCAGGAAAGCGGATTGGCGGGGGCTGTCTGCTCGCCTCAAGAAGTCAAACAGTTGCGCAACAGTCTGGGGCCAGAGTTTGTGCTCGTTTGTCCAGGTGTACGGCCCAAGTGGGCCGAAACAGGCGATCAACAACGATCGCTGACACCCGCCGCTGCCCTCGAAGCCGGGGCTGATTATTTGGTGATTGGTCGCCCCATTACTGCATCACCCGATCCAGTTGCCGCGTTCGATCGCATTTGTGAGGAGTTGGGGTAG